The Euphorbia lathyris chromosome 2, ddEupLath1.1, whole genome shotgun sequence genome includes a window with the following:
- the LOC136216893 gene encoding putative pectinesterase/pectinesterase inhibitor 28 — protein sequence MIGVSALILMAMVVSVESDSASASIQSICQPTNYKNTCEQSLSKVAGNVSAPNQLVMAGFEVAIKSLQTAIENSTTVKDAAKDPMSKQALANCKVLMNTAVEDLRASIKEVGDFDLTKIDDLLDNLKIWLSATITYQQTCIDGFDNTTGEAGKKMKGILLTSSQMTSNGLAMITGLSSIISDFNLTALTGRRLLSLDIAEEPTWLSPARKRLLAATPATIKADMTVAQDGSGQFKTIGEAIKKIPDHRTEAFVVHVKAGVYKEKLQFDRALTHVMLIGDGPTKTKITWNDSFAGGIATLMTFTVSVSGSHFIAKDIGFENTAGPDGHAAVALKVQSDMSIFYNCHISGYQSTLYAHTYRQFYRDTTISGTIDMIYGDSASVFQNCKFVIRKPIDEQKCTITAQGRNDTKQTTGFVIQNSTVTAEKDYLAVKETNPAFLGRPRHPYAKTIFMHTNIDNAIDPKGWSPLFGTFGTDTCYFAEYENKGPGADTSKRVTWKGIKKLTAEEAAGFSAGKFIDGDSWISSSGVPYSSGI from the exons ATGATCGGCGTCTCTGCCTTGATTCTGATGGCTATGGTGGTGTCTGTCGAATCTGATTCTGCCTCAGCATCAATTCAATCCATTTGTCAGCCGACCAATTATAAAAATACCTGCGAGCAAAGTCTTTCAAAAGTCGCCGGAAATGTCTCGGCACCGAACCAGCTAGTTATGGCTGGATTTGAAGTTGCGATTAAATCTCTTCAAACCGCAATTGAAAATTCCACCACCGTGAAAGATGCTGCTAAAGATCCAATGTCGAAACAAGCTCTTGCTAATTGCAAAGTATTGATGAACACCGCCGTTGAAGATCTCCGAGCTTCTATTAAAGAGGTCGGAGATTTTGATCTCACCAAAATCGATGATCTTCTCGATAACCTCAAAATCTGGCTGAGTGCTACCATTACTTATCAGCAGACTTGCATCGATGGCTTTGATAACACCACCGGAGAAGCCGGTAAGAAAATGAAGGGAATTTTGTTAACTTCAAGTCAGATGACAAGCAATGGACTTGCAATGATCACCGGACTTTCTTCTATTATCAGCGATTTCAATCTCACAGCTCTTACTGGCCGGAGACTTCTCTCACTCGATATTGCCGAAGAGCCGACATGGCTTTCTCCTGCGAGAAAGAGACTTCTTGCTGCTACTCCGGCGACTATTAAGGCTGATATGACCGTTGCTCAGGATGGAAGTGGCCAATTTAAAACCATTGGTGAGGCTATTAAGAAAATTCCTGATCATAGAACTGAAGCTTTTGTTGTTCATGTTAAGGCTGGAGTTTACAAGGAGAAGTTACAATTTGATAGAGCATTGACTCATGTCATGTTGATCGGAGACGGTCCGACTAAGACTAAGATCACCTGGAATGATAGCTTTGCCGGTGGCATTGCCACCCTCATGACCTTCACAGTTT CTGTTAGCGGATCTCACTTCATTGCTAAGGATATCGGATTCGAAAACACAGCAGGACCCGACGGACATGCAGCAGTAGCACTAAAGGTCCAATCTGATATGTCCATCTTCTACAACTGCCATATAAGCGGCTACCAATCAACCCTTTACGCCCACACTTATCGCCAATTCTACCGCGACACCACAATTTCAGGCACTATCGATATGATCTACGGGGATTCCGCTTCAGTTTTCCAAAACTGCAAGTTTGTTATCCGAAAGCCAATTGATGAACAGAAATGCACAATCACAGCACAAGGAAGGAATGACACAAAACAAACAACTGGTTTCGTCATCCAAAACTCCACCGTTACTGCTGAAAAAGACTACCTCGCTGTGAAGGAGACAAACCCGGCTTTCCTCGGTCGTCCACGACATCCTTACGCAAAGACTATCTTTATGCACACTAATATTGATAATGCGATCGATCCAAAAGGATGGTCTCCACTTTTTGGAACATTTGGAACTGATACTTGTTACTTTGCTGAGTATGAGAACAAAGGACCTGGTGCGGATACATCAAAGAGAGTCACTTGGAAGGGTATTAAGAAGCTTACTGCTGAAGAGGCTGCTGGATTTTCTGCAGGAAAGTTTATTGATGGAGATAGTTGGATTTCTTCCTCCGGTGTGCCTTATTCTTCCGGcatataa